The genomic interval AGGGTGTGGTCGGATTAACGGTGGCGCGGGCCTTCATCCACGAGTCGGCGATCTTGTACGGCGGCTGCTGCTTGTGCTCGTCGCCTCGCACGTAAAGGCCGCGAATCTCGGTGAACGGCGAGATCTGCTGGCCGTTCTCCGTGTAGCCCTTCACCTGGCCGTACGACAGCCGCAGCGTGAAGGTGCCGTCGGGATACGCGGCATCGCCCTCGATGGCAAACACCGCCTGCGCAATGCGCGCATACGCGTCGCGCTCGACGCCGAGCACTTCGTTGTCGAATTTCGTCCGCAGTTCACGCGAACGCGGGTCGACCAGCTTCGCGAGCGCAATGAACGGATCGGTCGAGGCGTCGATGGCGGCCTTGCCGCCGGCGAACAACGCCTTGCGCACGGCGGGGTCACCCAGTTTGGTGCCGGCCACCAGTTCGGCCGCCCGTGCCACCGGCGTCTTGCCGGCGAGGATCGGCTTGACCAGCGCGTGGTCCGCGCCGAGCTGCTTCAGCATCACCGCGAGACCGGCGGCCAGCTTGGCTTGCTCGACGCCCGGATAGACCGGTGCCGCCGACCCCAGCTGACGTTCGAGCGCGGCCTTGCGCGCATCCGAGTACTCGGGCAAACGCTGGCCGTTTGGCTTGGATGATTCATCGGCCCAGCGCACCAGCGATCGGGCCGTGGTGAAGTACTGCGAGTAGAGCGCCAGTCCGCTCTCGAACAACACGCGTTCCTGGTTGTAGGGCGGCAACGCGCCGCGGGCGGCGGCGACCTTGTCCCAGGCATCGCCGTATTTGGCCTTGAGCTCGGCGCTGGCGCCGACGCGGGCGCGCAGCGCCGCTTCATCGGTGCGCTTCTTGTTGATCAAGGCGGGATCCTGCAGGCCGGCGAGCTGGCCTTTCCACGACTTCAGCGAGTTCTCAATGCCGAAAAATTCATCCTTGGCCTGGCGCTCCTGCTCGCTGCCCTCCTTGGCGTAGGCGTCGAGCGCGTTGCGCATCTCGGTGAACGCCGCCAGCGACAGCGGCAGCGCGTAGTCGCGGAGGAACTCGAGGTGGGCGGCGGTGTTCAGGCGCTGGGTCGCGCCCGGGTGGCCGGACGTGAACACGGCCTCGCCCTCGGCGGCGCCGCTCGACGACCACGGCAGGAAGTGCTTCGTGACGAGGGGCTTGCCGTCTTCGTAGACGCGCCACAGCGTCATGTCGAGGGCGTAGCGCGGGAACGTGAAGTTATCGGGATCGCCGCCGTAGAACGCCGCGTCAAATTCGGGGGCAAACACGAGCCGCACGTCGGTGAACTTCTTATAGACATACAGGTGGTACTGCCCACCC from Acidobacteriota bacterium carries:
- a CDS encoding S46 family peptidase; protein product: MTQAPRRFLASLAATLALLVALPLVGHANEGFWPFNRIPRAAIKQALGVDLTDQWIERVQQASVRFPSGSGSFVSPDGLVLTNHHVSLDLLHKMSTPERDLAGQGFLAAARGQEIKAPDLELLTLQKIEDVTAKVNAAVTPGMSSADTLAARRSAIAAIEKDAQAGTGLEAEVVTLFQGGQYHLYVYKKFTDVRLVFAPEFDAAFYGGDPDNFTFPRYALDMTLWRVYEDGKPLVTKHFLPWSSSGAAEGEAVFTSGHPGATQRLNTAAHLEFLRDYALPLSLAAFTEMRNALDAYAKEGSEQERQAKDEFFGIENSLKSWKGQLAGLQDPALINKKRTDEAALRARVGASAELKAKYGDAWDKVAAARGALPPYNQERVLFESGLALYSQYFTTARSLVRWADESSKPNGQRLPEYSDARKAALERQLGSAAPVYPGVEQAKLAAGLAVMLKQLGADHALVKPILAGKTPVARAAELVAGTKLGDPAVRKALFAGGKAAIDASTDPFIALAKLVDPRSRELRTKFDNEVLGVERDAYARIAQAVFAIEGDAAYPDGTFTLRLSYGQVKGYTENGQQISPFTEIRGLYVRGDEHKQQPPYKIADSWMKARATVNPTTPFNLVSTNDIVGGNSGSPVINVVGELVGLIFDGNIQSLPGYFVYDGAVNRAVSVDSRGMLEALKVVYKADAIVAELLKK